One Actinomycetota bacterium DNA segment encodes these proteins:
- a CDS encoding sensor histidine kinase, with protein MTPNVRRWLDRGFYLAFAAFTACAVVFVVAGATPFVARVSPSVAMALSGWAAGEGPLAATAGRAVEAMGWSRGEAVPPNLLVVLEFAFSALNIGLGILLVRLRPRLLTARLLALGMVGTGAVFNAQAHAARVVLPDFGTFTHDNFHYIGGLTYLYAIALFPDGRLKPPWRELPRWRWPLRVAYLVALPIAGVFVVDEIHGGDPAAMILLFGIMIPVVGLSAQVGRYRHAETADERRQSRLLITTLTSAVGGAVTFGILAGLLSGQGDTAELGQLVFRVFPALFAAIPVSLCVILIRFRLWDLDRLLNRTFVFGALASFIGVVYVGVVVSGSHLLAGRGGDRSLALAVVATAIIAVAFDPLRARLTSLANRLVYGHRETPYQVLSRFSDRVGETYAVDDVLPRMARLLAEGTAARRADVWLAVRGELVRAASWPQTAERVDVRVPLDGGDRSRRRGGLPPLPDVHRTVAVTRHGELLGALTVAEREGESLTPAEEQLLGDLAAQAGLVLGNVQLTEELRDQVETLSRQTADLRASRQRIVAAQDAERRRMERDIHDGSQQHLVALAVKLRLARSLIDRSPERVGPLVDELRGEAAEALELLRNLARGIYPAVLADQGLVEALRSQAARAPVTTHIEADNVRRYPPPVETAVYFCCLEALQNAVKHAHASAVTIHLSEDHGVLSFTVADDGTGFDGQRVTPGHGLQNLADRLASLGGTVELRSRPGSGTTLTGRVRAAPASVPEPVT; from the coding sequence GTGACGCCGAACGTGCGGCGGTGGCTCGACCGTGGTTTCTACCTCGCGTTCGCGGCGTTCACGGCCTGCGCCGTGGTGTTCGTCGTGGCCGGCGCCACGCCGTTCGTCGCCCGCGTGTCGCCGTCGGTCGCCATGGCGCTGTCTGGCTGGGCGGCGGGCGAGGGGCCGTTGGCGGCCACTGCCGGCCGGGCCGTCGAGGCCATGGGCTGGTCACGCGGCGAGGCCGTGCCACCCAACCTGCTGGTCGTGCTGGAGTTCGCGTTCAGTGCGCTGAACATCGGCTTGGGCATCCTCCTGGTGCGGCTGCGGCCGCGTCTGCTCACCGCACGGTTGCTCGCGCTCGGCATGGTCGGGACCGGTGCCGTCTTCAACGCGCAGGCGCACGCCGCCCGGGTGGTGCTCCCCGACTTCGGGACCTTCACCCACGACAACTTCCACTACATCGGCGGCCTGACCTACCTCTACGCGATCGCGCTGTTCCCGGACGGGCGACTCAAGCCCCCGTGGCGGGAACTTCCACGTTGGCGCTGGCCACTGCGCGTGGCGTACCTGGTGGCGCTACCCATCGCGGGTGTGTTCGTCGTCGACGAGATCCACGGCGGTGATCCTGCCGCGATGATCCTGCTGTTCGGGATCATGATCCCGGTGGTCGGCTTGTCGGCACAGGTCGGCCGCTACCGGCACGCGGAGACGGCAGACGAGCGCCGGCAGTCGCGGCTGCTGATCACCACGCTGACCAGCGCAGTCGGTGGGGCGGTCACGTTTGGGATCCTCGCCGGGCTGCTGTCGGGTCAGGGCGACACGGCCGAGCTCGGGCAGTTGGTGTTCCGGGTGTTCCCGGCTCTGTTCGCCGCGATCCCGGTGAGCCTGTGTGTCATCCTGATCCGCTTCCGGCTGTGGGATCTCGACCGGCTGCTGAACCGGACGTTCGTGTTCGGGGCGCTGGCCAGCTTCATCGGCGTGGTGTACGTCGGCGTCGTGGTCAGCGGAAGCCACCTCCTGGCGGGCCGGGGCGGTGACCGCAGCCTGGCCCTGGCGGTCGTGGCAACGGCCATCATCGCGGTCGCCTTCGACCCGCTCCGGGCCCGGCTGACCTCCCTCGCCAACCGGCTGGTGTACGGCCACCGCGAGACTCCCTACCAGGTTCTGTCCCGCTTCTCGGACCGTGTCGGCGAGACGTACGCGGTCGACGACGTCCTGCCACGCATGGCACGGCTGCTGGCCGAGGGAACCGCCGCCCGCCGCGCCGACGTGTGGCTAGCGGTCCGTGGCGAGCTGGTCCGCGCGGCGTCCTGGCCGCAGACGGCCGAACGGGTCGACGTGCGCGTGCCACTTGACGGCGGCGACCGTTCGCGCCGGCGGGGCGGTCTGCCGCCGCTCCCGGACGTTCACCGGACGGTGGCGGTGACCCGCCACGGCGAGCTCCTCGGCGCTTTGACCGTCGCCGAGCGTGAGGGCGAGTCGCTGACCCCAGCCGAGGAGCAGCTGCTGGGCGACCTCGCCGCCCAGGCCGGCCTCGTGCTCGGCAACGTGCAACTGACGGAAGAGCTCCGCGACCAGGTCGAGACGCTCTCGCGGCAGACGGCGGATCTGCGAGCCTCACGCCAGCGGATCGTGGCCGCTCAGGACGCCGAACGTCGACGCATGGAGCGCGACATCCACGACGGCTCCCAGCAGCACCTGGTGGCCCTGGCGGTGAAGCTGCGCCTGGCACGGTCGCTGATCGATCGCAGCCCCGAGCGCGTCGGTCCGCTGGTCGACGAGCTGCGAGGCGAAGCCGCCGAGGCACTCGAACTGCTGCGCAACCTCGCTCGCGGCATCTACCCGGCGGTGCTGGCGGATCAGGGTTTGGTCGAGGCGCTCCGCAGCCAGGCGGCGCGCGCCCCGGTCACCACCCACATCGAAGCCGACAACGTCCGCCGCTACCCACCGCCGGTCGAAACGGCGGTTTACTTCTGCTGCCTTGAGGCCCTCCAGAACGCCGTCAAGCACGCCCACGCCTCGGCCGTCACGATCCATCTCAGCGAGGACCACGGTGTCCTGTCGTTCACGGTCGCCGACGACGGGACCGGTTTCGACGGGCAGCGGGTCACCCCCGGCCACGGGCTGCAGAACCTGGCCGACCGTCTCGCGTCCCTCGGCGGGACGGTGGAGCTACGCAGCCGTCCCGGCAGCGGGACCACGTTGACCGGGCGCGTCCGCGCGGCGCCGGCGTCGGTCCCGGAGCCGGTCACGTGA
- a CDS encoding sensor histidine kinase, translating into MTRGRRSKGRTVERVVHRGLVFAMLAAFVTAVYVGIVTGVGVLAGGEPLRPSVALSMVATAVVAVAFRPARERARGAADRVVYGDRATPYEVLRDFTARVSDAFSLEDILPRMAEATAQGVGAERVRVTLTLPDGGHHTAVWPPSATTTNAWDRSITVTHHGEVVGQIAVALPAGDRLRPDQARLLDDLAAQAGLALRNVRLTAELRTKVEAVSAQAADLQASRQRLVAAQDAERRRMEREIHDGAQQQLVGIALKLGVVGQLLERDPAAAAEALDQLGTDADTALNDLRDLARGIFPPLLTQDGVLAALDAHIRKHDLRATIVAAPEVITGRFPAEVEVAAYFCCLEAIQNATKHAAGVAVTVRLGAEAGWLTFSVTDDGPGFDPSTCPPGTGLQNMVDRVEALGGMLTIWTEPGRGCHVTGQLPVGGDPVTPRSQPPMPR; encoded by the coding sequence GTGACCCGCGGGCGACGCAGCAAGGGACGCACCGTCGAACGGGTCGTCCACCGCGGGTTGGTGTTCGCCATGCTGGCGGCCTTCGTGACCGCCGTGTACGTGGGCATCGTGACGGGCGTCGGGGTCCTGGCGGGTGGCGAACCACTCCGACCGAGCGTGGCCCTCTCGATGGTCGCCACAGCGGTCGTTGCGGTCGCCTTCCGCCCCGCCCGTGAGCGTGCCCGCGGGGCAGCCGACCGGGTCGTCTACGGCGACCGCGCAACACCCTACGAGGTCCTGCGCGACTTCACCGCGCGGGTGTCCGACGCCTTCTCACTCGAGGACATCCTGCCACGTATGGCCGAGGCCACCGCGCAGGGCGTGGGAGCCGAACGCGTCCGGGTCACGCTCACGCTCCCCGACGGCGGTCACCACACCGCGGTGTGGCCCCCGTCGGCCACGACCACCAACGCCTGGGACCGCAGCATCACGGTGACGCACCACGGTGAGGTCGTCGGCCAGATCGCGGTGGCGCTGCCGGCCGGTGACCGCTTGCGCCCGGACCAGGCCCGACTGCTCGACGACCTCGCGGCGCAGGCGGGACTCGCGCTGCGCAACGTCCGGCTGACCGCGGAGCTCCGCACGAAGGTCGAAGCCGTGTCGGCTCAGGCCGCGGATCTGCAGGCCTCGCGGCAGCGGCTGGTGGCCGCCCAGGACGCCGAACGCAGGCGCATGGAACGCGAGATCCACGACGGGGCGCAGCAGCAACTGGTCGGCATCGCGCTCAAGCTCGGCGTCGTCGGCCAGTTGCTGGAGCGCGACCCGGCGGCAGCCGCCGAGGCGTTGGATCAGCTCGGCACGGACGCCGACACGGCCTTGAACGACCTGCGAGATCTGGCGCGGGGGATCTTCCCGCCGTTGCTGACCCAGGACGGAGTCCTGGCTGCGCTCGACGCGCACATCCGCAAGCACGATCTGCGCGCCACGATCGTCGCCGCTCCGGAGGTGATCACCGGCCGCTTCCCCGCCGAGGTGGAGGTCGCCGCCTACTTCTGCTGCCTCGAAGCGATCCAGAACGCCACCAAGCATGCGGCCGGCGTGGCGGTAACGGTCCGCCTCGGGGCAGAGGCGGGTTGGTTGACGTTCTCGGTGACCGACGATGGGCCCGGCTTCGACCCGTCGACGTGCCCGCCCGGCACGGGGCTGCAGAACATGGTCGACCGGGTCGAGGCCCTCGGCGGCATGCTCACGATCTGGACGGAGCCCGGCCGGGGATGCCACGTCACCGGGCAGCTGCCGGTCGGGGGCGACCCCGTCACGCCGCGGTCGCAGCCTCCCATGCCTCGGTGA
- a CDS encoding response regulator transcription factor: MGEPTVRVLIVDDQEPFRDAARMVVELTDGFEVVGEAETGEDSVTLAGELAPDLVLMDVNLPGIDGLEATRRILALQGGTRVLMLSTYEPQEYAPRAAEAGAIAYIPKSQFGPNTLTEAWEAATAA, encoded by the coding sequence ATGGGAGAGCCGACCGTGCGCGTACTGATCGTCGATGACCAGGAGCCGTTCCGCGACGCGGCACGGATGGTCGTTGAGCTGACCGACGGGTTCGAGGTCGTGGGGGAGGCCGAGACCGGTGAGGATTCGGTCACCTTGGCCGGTGAACTCGCCCCGGACCTCGTCCTCATGGACGTCAACCTCCCCGGCATCGACGGGTTGGAAGCCACCCGACGCATCCTCGCACTGCAGGGCGGAACACGGGTCCTGATGCTGTCGACGTACGAGCCCCAGGAGTACGCCCCACGCGCCGCGGAGGCGGGGGCGATCGCCTACATCCCCAAGTCCCAGTTCGGTCCGAACACGCTCACCGAGGCATGGGAGGCTGCGACCGCGGCGTGA
- a CDS encoding response regulator transcription factor — translation MAISVVLAEDSYLVREGVRLLMEQQPDLELVEACEDLDSLMTAVAQHQPDVVLTDIRMPPTGTDEGIRAAEELRTSHPHVGVVVLSQYAEPSYALALFERGSAGRAYLLKERVSDVEQLLHAVREVASGGSVIDPKVVEELVAARTRSGGTLLDRLTPREKEVLAEIAQGKNNAAIAASLFLTERAVEKHINSIFSKLGLTEEPNTHRRVRAVLLFLAEHQR, via the coding sequence ATGGCGATCAGTGTCGTCCTCGCCGAGGACAGCTACCTGGTCCGTGAGGGCGTCCGCCTGCTCATGGAGCAGCAACCCGACCTCGAGCTCGTCGAGGCCTGCGAGGACCTCGACTCGCTCATGACCGCCGTCGCCCAACACCAGCCCGACGTCGTCCTGACCGACATCCGCATGCCGCCGACCGGGACCGACGAGGGCATCCGCGCCGCCGAGGAGCTGCGCACATCGCACCCCCACGTGGGGGTCGTGGTCTTGAGCCAGTACGCCGAGCCCAGCTACGCCCTGGCACTGTTCGAGCGCGGTTCGGCGGGGCGTGCCTACCTCCTCAAGGAGCGCGTCTCGGACGTCGAGCAGCTCCTGCACGCCGTCCGTGAGGTCGCATCCGGCGGGTCGGTGATCGACCCGAAGGTCGTCGAGGAGCTCGTGGCGGCTCGCACCCGCAGCGGCGGCACGCTCCTGGACCGGCTCACCCCCCGCGAGAAGGAGGTCCTGGCCGAGATCGCGCAGGGCAAGAACAACGCCGCGATCGCCGCGTCGCTGTTCCTGACGGAGCGTGCGGTCGAGAAGCACATCAACTCGATCTTCTCCAAGCTCGGCCTGACCGAGGAGCCCAACACCCACCGGCGCGTTCGGGCGGTGCTCCTCTTCCTCGCCGAGCATCAGCGCTGA
- a CDS encoding cation:proton antiporter: MPALTPLGGHDLLVLWVQFVVLLTVARGLGYLVRLLDQPAVVGELGAGLVLGPSILGRLAPDVAAWLFPASGFQSGPILALAWFGAILLLVTTGFDTDLGLVRRLARTAALVPIGSLVVPLAVGVAAGTLMPVVFFGERADRTVFAAFMGLALSMSALPVVARILKDMGLLRRDVGQVTIFAAMADDIVGWLALGVLTGAVAGRGFAPGALATTVVVLLVFVVFLFTVGQRLTDAALRLSLQLTDGIAGALTVTLLVALAAAAITQAAGVEAVVGAFLAGIILGRSRYRKAEVLQAVELMSTAVFAPLFFATAGLYVDVGTLAEPVTAVWAAVVFVIATGSKLVGTYLGARAGGATPMAGAAMGIALNARGALGIILATVALSIGVFNQRSYTVTVLMALLTSMMVPPLLRRILNRISTGPEEAQRLQREALLSESVVAGVDSALLPTRGGRNSELAARVLDLVLKPEASVTVMTVDTRVIAVGPASDAAERIARKLAGRPIERRRRPAVDAAAAILKEAGFAYGLVAVGATEDLRTTHRLSPVIHAILAGSPVPVLLVRAGRGGARFRRLLVPATGTRIGRGAEEVAYTLAARTGAEVDVVHVISRADRMALAAWQGQPAFQLERDGLLARSLELAATFGRSATGFTRLGAATAETLLTTAAERLVDTIVLGASARALEDQAFLGHGTEYLLEHADQTLILVVFPETW, translated from the coding sequence GTGCCTGCTCTCACGCCGCTCGGGGGCCACGACCTCCTGGTGCTGTGGGTCCAGTTCGTCGTCCTGCTGACCGTCGCGCGGGGACTCGGCTACCTCGTGCGGCTCCTGGACCAGCCGGCCGTGGTCGGCGAGCTCGGGGCGGGTCTGGTGTTGGGACCGTCCATCCTCGGCCGCCTCGCCCCGGATGTCGCCGCGTGGCTGTTCCCGGCCAGTGGCTTCCAGAGCGGGCCGATCCTGGCGCTGGCCTGGTTCGGGGCGATCCTGCTGCTGGTCACCACCGGATTCGACACCGATCTCGGACTGGTCCGCCGGCTGGCCCGCACGGCCGCGCTCGTCCCGATCGGCAGCCTCGTCGTGCCGCTGGCTGTCGGGGTCGCGGCCGGGACGCTTATGCCGGTGGTGTTCTTCGGGGAACGTGCCGACCGGACCGTGTTCGCAGCGTTCATGGGACTGGCGCTGTCGATGTCGGCGCTCCCGGTCGTCGCCCGGATCCTCAAGGACATGGGACTGCTCCGGCGCGACGTGGGGCAGGTGACCATCTTCGCGGCCATGGCCGACGACATCGTCGGTTGGCTCGCACTCGGTGTGCTGACCGGGGCGGTGGCCGGACGTGGTTTCGCTCCCGGCGCACTGGCCACGACGGTCGTGGTGCTCCTCGTCTTCGTGGTGTTCCTGTTCACGGTCGGGCAGCGGCTCACCGACGCGGCGCTCCGCTTGTCACTGCAACTCACCGACGGCATCGCCGGAGCCCTGACCGTGACCCTGCTGGTCGCGCTGGCCGCAGCGGCGATCACGCAGGCGGCCGGTGTCGAAGCGGTGGTCGGCGCGTTCCTCGCCGGGATCATCCTGGGCCGCTCCCGTTACCGCAAAGCGGAGGTGCTTCAGGCGGTCGAGCTGATGAGCACCGCCGTGTTCGCCCCGCTGTTCTTCGCCACCGCCGGGCTGTACGTCGACGTGGGCACGTTGGCGGAACCGGTCACCGCCGTGTGGGCCGCGGTGGTGTTCGTGATCGCGACCGGGTCGAAGCTGGTCGGCACCTACCTCGGCGCCCGTGCCGGGGGCGCCACCCCCATGGCTGGCGCGGCGATGGGGATCGCGCTCAACGCCCGCGGGGCGCTGGGGATCATCCTGGCCACGGTGGCGCTGAGCATCGGGGTGTTCAACCAGCGCAGCTACACCGTGACGGTGCTGATGGCGCTGCTCACGTCGATGATGGTCCCGCCCCTACTGCGGCGGATCCTCAACCGGATCTCCACCGGGCCTGAGGAGGCCCAACGCCTGCAGCGCGAGGCGTTGCTGAGCGAGAGCGTCGTGGCGGGTGTCGACAGCGCACTGCTCCCCACCCGCGGCGGCCGCAACTCCGAGCTCGCCGCCCGGGTCCTGGACCTGGTCTTGAAGCCGGAGGCGTCGGTCACGGTCATGACCGTGGACACGCGCGTGATCGCGGTGGGACCGGCCTCGGACGCGGCCGAACGGATCGCCCGGAAACTGGCGGGACGGCCGATCGAACGCCGCCGCCGGCCCGCGGTCGACGCGGCGGCTGCGATCCTGAAGGAAGCCGGGTTCGCCTACGGCCTGGTCGCGGTCGGCGCCACCGAAGATCTGCGGACCACCCACCGTCTATCGCCGGTGATCCACGCGATCCTCGCCGGCAGTCCGGTCCCGGTCTTGCTGGTCCGGGCCGGTCGCGGAGGCGCCCGCTTCCGACGCCTGTTGGTCCCCGCCACCGGGACACGGATCGGTCGCGGGGCCGAGGAGGTCGCCTACACCCTGGCCGCCCGCACCGGCGCCGAGGTGGATGTCGTGCACGTCATCAGCCGCGCCGACCGGATGGCGCTGGCGGCGTGGCAAGGGCAGCCAGCCTTCCAGCTCGAACGAGACGGGTTACTGGCCCGCTCGCTGGAGCTGGCGGCCACGTTCGGGCGGTCGGCGACCGGCTTCACTCGGTTGGGTGCAGCCACCGCCGAGACGCTGCTCACCACGGCGGCCGAGCGGCTCGTCGACACGATCGTCCTGGGCGCCAGCGCCCGGGCGCTGGAGGACCAGGCTTTCCTCGGACACGGCACCGAGTACCTGCTCGAGCACGCCGACCAGACCCTGATCCTGGTGGTGTTCCCGGAGACGTGGTAG
- a CDS encoding NAD(P)-dependent oxidoreductase, with translation MTTTPRDDRTALVTGGTGFLGSHLVAELLARGWRVRTCGRRTRPPGVPRAAEYVCAELGGDAPLDSVVRDVTHVFHLAGLSSSIATDEEMRRANVDGTRQLLEAAAGAGVERVVHVSTSSVYGSSVQLPLPVPEDAEKHPSPGYGQTKWEGEKVAFAIAEDQGLPVAVLRPTTVYGPGAVKLLASTVLDAAIERFAGLDTFAVDSDEIELRMVHIDDLVGACLHLAEHPTAATAAYNLAGSYPTNHQVGEVIAEELGMKLDLTDDPERGLAYADRAAAHERMLERGMTDGIMLKEERVRFLKKSNRNNRLSLEALAATGFEPQVTDVPTSVASAVRWYRDVRWII, from the coding sequence GTGACGACGACCCCCCGAGACGACCGGACTGCGCTGGTGACCGGCGGCACCGGCTTCCTCGGGAGCCACCTCGTCGCTGAGCTGCTGGCACGCGGCTGGCGCGTGCGGACCTGCGGTCGGCGCACCAGGCCCCCCGGGGTGCCGCGCGCTGCTGAGTACGTCTGCGCGGAGCTCGGCGGCGACGCCCCGCTGGACTCCGTCGTCCGCGACGTCACGCACGTTTTCCACCTGGCGGGGTTGTCCAGTTCGATCGCGACCGACGAGGAGATGCGCCGCGCCAACGTCGATGGCACCCGCCAGCTACTGGAGGCCGCTGCGGGGGCGGGCGTCGAGCGGGTGGTGCACGTCAGTACCTCGTCGGTGTACGGCAGCAGTGTCCAGCTGCCCCTGCCTGTCCCCGAGGACGCCGAGAAGCATCCCAGTCCGGGGTACGGCCAGACCAAGTGGGAGGGCGAGAAGGTCGCGTTCGCGATCGCCGAGGACCAGGGGCTGCCGGTCGCGGTGCTCCGGCCCACGACCGTGTACGGGCCCGGGGCGGTGAAGCTGCTGGCCAGCACCGTCCTGGACGCGGCCATCGAACGTTTCGCCGGGCTGGACACGTTCGCCGTCGACAGCGACGAGATCGAGCTGCGCATGGTCCACATCGACGACCTGGTCGGCGCCTGCCTGCACCTCGCCGAGCACCCCACGGCAGCGACCGCGGCCTACAACCTGGCCGGTAGCTACCCGACCAACCACCAGGTCGGTGAGGTGATCGCCGAGGAGCTGGGGATGAAGCTGGACCTGACCGACGATCCCGAACGGGGGCTGGCCTACGCGGACCGCGCTGCCGCGCACGAGCGCATGCTGGAGCGCGGCATGACCGACGGGATCATGCTCAAGGAGGAACGCGTCCGTTTCCTGAAGAAGTCGAACCGCAACAACCGGTTGAGCCTGGAAGCGCTGGCCGCAACCGGGTTCGAACCCCAGGTGACCGACGTCCCCACGTCGGTCGCGTCCGCCGTCCGCTGGTACCGCGACGTGCGCTGGATCATCTGA